The genomic window ATTCGGGCCAGTAGTCGGCGACCGGTGCGTCCGGGTCGAGCAGGCTGCGGTCGATCAGCGCCAGCGCCGCGAGTGCTGCCACGGTCTTCGTCAGCGAGAACGTGTTGACGACCGTGTCCCGCGTCCACGGGCGTCCGGACGCGGCATCGGCGACCCCACCCCACAGGTCGACGGTGACGTCGCCGTTCTCGATCACACACAGCGACGCGCCCACGTCGCTGCCGTCGGCGAGCCTGCGTTCGAACAGGTTCCGGACACCGGCGAAACGCTCGTCGCAGATGCCGTGGACGGCGGTCACCGGGCCGCCGCCCGGGGCGCGGTGATGCGACGCGGCGCGGGAGACTGCTCGCCGGACCGTTTCTCTCCGGCGTCGATCTCCTTCTTCAGGTCCCGCACGTACCGGGCGAAGTCCACCTGGATCGTGTGCCGCGGCGCGCTGTAGTACTGGCCCAGGTGCAGGCGTTCGTCGGTGGCGATGACGTCGTTCATCTCGGGCACCGTCGGCAGTGTGTAGGCGCCGGTCAGGTGGCGGGCCACGAGCTTGCTCTGCTGCTCCGCGAGGTTCACGATCGTCGGTGACGCCTGCGCGAGCCCCATGTAGTACAGGTTGTCGACACCGGGCTTGATCATCCGTTTGAACAGCGGCAGTTGATGATCCGAGTTCGGTTGCAGGGCCGGGTCCTCGAAGAACGGAAACTTCATCTCGTAGCCGGTGGCGTAGACGATGACGTCCGCCTCGATGCGCTGCCCGTCGGTGCACACGATCGCGTCCCCGTCGAGACGGGCGATCCCCGGCACGCACGTCAGGTCGCCGGACGCCGACTTCGCGAGGAAATCGATGCTCACCGACGGGTGCGCCGACAGTGGTTCGTGATCCGGCTCGGGCAGTCCGTAGTCCTCCATGTTGCCGATCGACTTCTTGATCGCCTTGCGGGACAGGCTCAGCCCGAGCTTCTTCGGCATCCACACCGGACGCATCATCTTGTCGGCCGGCTTGCCGTTGCGGTACTTGCTCAGCACCCACACGCCGCGCCGCGCCGAGACCCACACGTGCTCGGCGATGGACCGGTGCGACAACTCGGACGCGATGTCGAGCGCCGAATTGCCCATGCCGACCACCACGATCTTCTTGCCGCGCATGTCGATCGGCTCGAACGGGCTCAGATACTCGTGACTGTGCAGGATGACGCCGTCGAAGTGCCCGGGGAAATCGGGCAGACGCGGACTCCAGTGATGGCCGTTGGCGACGACCAGCGCGTCGTAGTTCCGGGTCTCGCCGGTGTCGAGGGTGACGAGCCAGCGGCCGTCCGGACCGCGCTCGGCCCTGTCCACGGACGTGCCGAACGTGATCGCGTCCCGCAACCCGAAATGCTCGACGTAGTCCCGGAAGTACCGGTGGATGAGCGTGTGGTGCGGGAAGTGCGGCCAGTCGTCACCGGCCGGGAAATCCTCGAACTGTAGGCGCGTCGTGGACGTGTCGATGTGCAGCGACTCGTAGCAGGACGAATGCCCGTTCGGATTCTTGTAGTACCAGTTTCCGCCGACGTCGTCCGACGACTCGAAGCAGTCGAAACGAATCCCGAAGTCCTTCAACCGTTTCGCGGTGGTGAATCCGGAGCATCCGGCACCGATGATGCAGACCGGGGGGCGTGTGTTCACGAGCGTCTCCCAACCTCGACTGTGACCAGAATCGCAGGCTAGCATTCGCTGACGCAGTGTCCAGTGAGTTGGGAAAACCAGTATGACGACGCAACGTGACCGGCAGAAGCAGCAGACACGCCGCAACCTCCTGGAATCGGCGAAGAAACTGTTCGTCGACCGCGGGTACGCGGCCGTGACGATCGACGACATCGTTGCGGACGTCGGATGCAGCCGGGCCACGTTCTACCTGCACTTCGGCGGCAAGACGGACGTGCTCGAGAAGATCAGTGCCGAGACGATGCGGCAGCGTCCGAAAGTGATCTACGGGCAACTCGACGACGTGCTCGCGGCCGGGTCGAAGACCGAGTTCGCCGACTGGGTGCGCCGGGCCCTCGCCTGGTTCGAGGAGAACCAGGCGATCCTGCCGGCCTGGGACGAGGCCGTCGCACTCGAACCGGAGTTCAAACAGGTGGCGCGACGTGCGATCGACGACCTGGCCGCCGCGATGCCCCGCTACCTCGACCGCTGGGGCGAGGATCGGCGCGACGAGGCCCGGCTGCGGATCGAACTGCTGGTCAGCCAGCTCGAACGGTTCTTCACCCGGTGGGCGGTGCAGGGCACCATCGACCTGCCCGCCGACACGGTGGCCCAGGTGCTGACCGACATCTGGTTCCCGGCACTCACCCCGTGACGGACGTCAGAGCTTGCGCAGTCGCAGCCGGTTGATGGTGTGGTCGGCATCCTTGCGCAGCACCAGCGTCGCCCGCGGCCGGGTCGGCAGAATGTTCTCCACCAGGTTCGGCCGGTTGATGGAGTTCCAGATGTCCTCCGCCGCGAGCGTCGCATGCTCGTCGGACAGGGCCGCATAGTGGTGGAAGTGCGCGTTCGGATCTGCGAACGACGTCTTCCGCAGCGCCAGAAAACGTTTGATGTACCAGCGTTCGATGTCCTCGATGCGGGCGTCGACGTAGATCGAGAAATCGAACAGGTCCGACACCATCAGCCGCGGCCCGGTCTGCAGCACGTTGAGACCCTCGATGATGAGGATGTCGGGCTGCCGGATCAGATGGTGCTGGCCCGGGACCACGTCGTACGAGACGTGCGAATACACGGGGGCAGTAACCTCTTCGGCGCCCGACTTGACCTCGGTGACGAACCGCAGCAGCTTGCGCCGGTCGTAGCTCTCCGGGAAACCCTTGCGGTGCATGATGCCGCGACGGGTCAGCTCCGCGGTGGGGTACAGGAACCCGTCGGTGGTGACGAGATCGACGCGCGGATGGTGCTCCCACCGGGCCAGCAGCGCCTGCAGGACACGGGCCGTCGTCGACTTGCCGACCGCGACACTGCCGGCCACACCGATCACGAACGGCACCTGCCGATCCGGATGCTTGTCCCCGAGGAACGTCGCAGTCGCCGCGAACAGACGCTGACGGGCCGCGACCTGCAGATGGATCAGACGGGCCAGCGGCAGATACACCTCGGCGACCTCGTCGAGGTCGATCTGCTCACCGAGACCGCGCAACCCGACGAGTTCCTGTTCGGTGAGCACCAACGGCGTCGACTTGCGCAGCTTGCGCCACTGCTTGCGGTCGAACTCGACGTACGGGCTGGACTCGCTCACCCGCGCCATGACAGCACCTCTCGGGGACGGGACGTCACGGACGATCGGTGCATGCGCGTGCGGGGAAGTGGCAGGTGCATGGAGCAAATTGTGCTGGTTCCCACCGCTGCGCGCTGCGCCGGGTCCGCCTCCGGGCCGAAAGCACAGGTGAACGACTAGGGTCGCCGACATGGAACCGGACTCGCTGGTACGTGACTATCTGCTGCTGGGCCTGCGCTTCGACCGTCTCGAAGAGGGTTTCGTCGACGCCTACACCGGCGACCCCGCGCTGCGCCGGCAGGTGGAGAACGAACCGCGCCCCGACCCGGCCCGTCTCGCCGTCGACGCCCGGGCACTGCGCGCCGACCTGCCGTCGGCGGGACTGTCCGGTGAACGGACCCGGTTCCTCGACGCCCACCTGACCGCCCTCGAATGTTCGGCCCGGAAATTCGCGGGCGAACAGATCGGATTCGTCGACGAGGTGGCGGCCTACTTCGATGTCCGCATCGAACCCGGAGACGAGGACGTCTACCGCGACGCCCACCGCCGCATGGACGCCGTCCTTCCCGGGCCCGGCACCCTCGCCGAGCGCATGGCCGCACACCGGAAAGCGGACCGTATCCCGCCGGAGAAACTGCGGGACTGCGTCGACGCTTTCAACAGCGCGCTGCGCGACCGCGTCCGCGCCGAATACGCGCTCCCCGACCACGAACGCGTCGACTACGAGGTGGTCGGTGACAAACCGTGGTCCGGATTCAACTACTACCTCGGCGGCTACCGCTCCACCGTCGCCATCAACTCCGACCTCGACCAGCACATGGCGAACCTGCCGCGGCTCATCGCCCACGAGTCGTACCCCGGCCACCACACCGAACACTGCCGCAAGGAGGCCGGCCTCGTCGGCGCCGGACAACTCGAACAGACCCTGTTCGTCGTCAACACCCCGCAGTGCCTCATGGCCGAAGGCCTCGCCGACCTCGCCCTCGAGTCGATCGTCGGCGCCCCCGGATGGGGTGCGTGGGCGCAGGACATCTACGCCGACCTCGGCCTCCGCTTCGACGGCGAACGCGCCGAGGAACTGTCCGCGGCGTCCGCCGGGCTGCTGTCGGTCCGGCAGGACGCAGCCCTGCTGCTGCACGACAGAGGGCGCAGCGCCGACGACGTCACGGCGTTCCTGCAACGGTGGACACTGTCCGGACCCGATCGGGCGAAGCAGAGCCTGCGATTCCTGTCGTCGCCGCTGTGGCGCGCCTACATCAGCACGTACGTCGAGGGCTACCGGCTGCTCGGGTCCTGGTTGGCGCAGGCACCCGTCGGCCCGCAGCGCTCCGAACGGTTCCGTCGCCTCCTCGACGAACCGCTCACCCCAGGCGTGCTGCGCGACGACCTCGTTCCCTAGACTGGGTCGGATACTTCCGCAATCCAGCCTGGAGATTTCGCGATGACTGCTGCCCCCGCCGACGTGAACACCGCGTCGCTCGCTGAACTGGACCCCGAGGTCGCCACCGCGATGGCGGGCGAGCTGTCCCGTCAGCGCGACACCCTGGAGATGATCGCGTCGGAGAACTTCGTTCCCCGCGCCGTCCTCGAGGCCCAGGGCAGCGTCCTGACCAACAAGTACGCCGAGGGCTACCCGGGACGCCGCTACTACGGCGGCTGCGAGTACGTCGACGTCGTCGAGGACCTCGCCCGCAACCGCGCCAAGGAGGTCTTCGGCGCCGAGTTCGCGAACGTCCAGCCGCACGCCGGTGCGCAGGCCAACGCAGCCGTCCTGATGACGCTCATGAACCCGGGCGAGAAGCTCCTCGGCATGGATCTGGCGCACGGCGGCCACCTCACGCACGGCATGAAGCTCAACTTCTCCGGCAAGCTGTACCAGGTCGCGTCCTACGGTGTCCGTGAGGACACCCACGTCGTCGACATGGACCAGGTCCGCGAGATCGCGCTGCGCGAGCGCCCGCAGGTCCTCATCGGTGGCTGGTCGGCGTACCCGCGTCACCTCGACTTCGCGGCGTTCCGTTCGATCGCCGACGAGGTCGGCGCCAAGCTGTGGGTCGACATGGCGCACTTCGCCGGTCTCGTCGCCGCGGGCCTGCACCCGTCGCCCGTGCCGCACGCCGACGTCGTCTCCACCACCGTCCACAAGACCCTCGGTGGCCCCCGCTCCGGCATGATCCTGGCGAAGAAGGAGTGGGCCAAGAAGCTCAACTCCTCGGTCTTCCCCGGCCAGCAGGGCGGCCCGCTCATGCATGCGATCGCCGCGAAGGCCGTCGCCATGAAGATCGCCGGCACCGACGAGTTCAAGGCCCGCCAGGAGCGCACCCTGGCCGGTTCGAAGATCCTCGCCGAGCGTCTCGGTGGCGCCGACGTCGCCGGCAACGGCATCTCCGTCCTCACCGGTGGCACCGACGTGCACCTCGTGCTCGTCGACCTGCGGCACTCGCAGCTCGACGGCCAGCAGGGTGAGGATCTGCTCCACGAGATCGGTATCACCGTCAACCGCAACGCTGTGCCGTTCGACCCGCGCCCGCCGATGAACCCGTCCGGCCTGCGCATCGGCACCCCGGCGCTGGCCACCCGCGGCTTCGGCGACGCCGAGTTCACCGAGGTCGCCGACATCATCGCGACCGCCCTCGCCGCCGGCACCGCCGCCGATGTTCCGGCGCTGCGGGCCCGCGTCTCCAAGCTGGCGCAGAACTTCCCGCTGTACGACGGCCTCGAGACCTGGGGACTGTTGCCCCAGGCCTGACCCGCCGAGCCACGACGGCCCGTACCCCGATCGGGGTACGGGCCGTCGTCGTGTGTCCTGCAGTCAAACCATCGGGTCAGCTGTCGGGTCGTGTATCGAAGCGGATTCGGGCGTCCTCGATCGCCGGCAGGTGCGCATCGGCCCAGGCGAGCACTACGTCGACCGGATGTCGCAGGGTCTTGCCGAGCGGGGTGATGCGGTACTGGACGGCGACGGGTCGGGTGTGGAGTACGTCGCGGGTGATGATGCCGTTGCGTTCGAGGCGGCGCAGTGTCGCGGTCAACGATTTCTGAGTGACCGCGGGGATCGCGCGTCGCAGGTCGTTGAAGCGGCTCGGGCCGTTGCACAACTCGTTGAGGACCGCCAGTGACCACTTGTCGAGAACCTGATCGAGGAGTTCACGATGCGGTGGGGTGACGGCCAGCTCGCCGTCGTCGTCGTCGGTGGTATCGCGCACGCTACCTAGTCTCGTTGAAGTGCCCTCCGGTATCCAAGTATCACTTGGATACCTGATCGGTTCGATGTGCGAGGAGCACCCCATGAGCGTTCGATACCTCACCCCTGTCGGCATGACCCAGCCCACCCCGTATCACCACGTCGCGATCGGCACCGGCAGTCGGCACGTGCACGTCGCCGGACAGATCGCCCGGCTCGCCGACGGCACCCCTGTGGCCCCGGAGGATCTGGCCGGGCAGGTCGCCCAGGCCTTGAGGAACACCGCCGTCGGACTCGCCGCCGCGGGGGCGAGCTTCGGTGACGTCGTGCGACTGACGTTCTACGTCACCGGCTGGCAGCCCGAGAAGATCACCGAGTTCATGGCAGGCGTCGAACAGGTCGCCGCCGAGATCGGGCTGCCGTTGCCGATGCCGCCGGCCTCACTCATCGGGGTGGACTACCTGTTCGAACCCGATGTGCTCGTCGAACTCGAAGCGACCGCAGTCCTCGACTGACCCCGGTGGGTAGGCCTGCCCGGCACCGGTCGGCCTACCGCCCACCGATGTCCTCCGACCACAACTCGGGCCGCACCGAGGTCATCGTGCGCATCAGGTCGAGCGCCCGCGGATCGGACAGCACGGTCACCTCGACACCGCGGTGTCGCAGCAACTCCAGCTCACCGGGAAACGTCTCGTCCTCGCCGACGACGACACGCGGCACCCGGAACAACAGGATCGCCCCCGCACACATCGGACACGGCGCCAACGTCGTGAACAACGTCATGTCGGCGTGATCGGTGCGGCGGCCGGCGTTCCGGAAACAACTCATCTCGCCGTGCAGAATCGGATCCCCGTCCTGTACCCGCAGATTACGGCCACGGGCGACCAACTCGTCGCCGCGGAACAGTGCCGCCCCGATCGGAATACCGCCCTCCCGGAACCCGGCCTCGGCTTCCGCGAGTGCCACCTCGTATCGACTGTCGTGCGACATCGGCCGCTCCCTCCGACGTAGGTACCGCCAGTACACCCCACCGCAGCGCCGAACGGGATTCACTGTGCGTTCACCGTGTCGAAGGTGGGATCTGTCGTACCCCCGTCGTAGCGTCGGGGCAGGGACGCTACACCGCCGTTTCTCAGCCACGAGGAGCCTCACGTGACCGACATCAGCTCCGTCCGCACCTACGTTCTCGACACCTCGGTTCTGCTCTCGGATCCGTGGGCCGTCACCCGGTTCGCCGAACACGAGGTGGTGCTGCCACTCGTCGTGATCGGCGAACTCGAGGACAAACGCCACCACCACGAACTGGGTTGGTTCGCCCGGGAAGCGCTGCGGATGTTCGACGATCTCCGGCTCGAACACGGCCGCCTCGACCGGCCCGTCCCGATCGGCGACGCCGGCGGCACCCTCCAGGTGGAACTCAATCACACCGACCCGGCCGTGCTTCCCGTCGGATTCCGCACGGACAGCAACGATTCCAGAATCCTGGCGTGTGCCCTCAATCTCGCTGCCGACGGCAAGGACGTCGTCCTCGTCAGCAAGGACATCCCGTTGCGTGTCAAGGCGGGGGCGGTCGGTCTGCCCGCCGACGAGTTCCGTGCCCACGACGTGATCCCGTCCGGATGGTCCGGGATGGCCGAACTCGACGTCGCTCCCGGCGTCGTCGACCACCTGTTCGCCGACGGCCTCGTCGACCTCGACGAGGCCCGGGAGTTGCCGTGCCACACCGGTCTCCGACTGCTCGGCGGCACGTCCAGCGCACTCGGCCGGGTCACCCCCGACAAACGGGTCCAGGTGGTGCGCGGCGACCGGGAGGCGTTCGGCCTGCACGGACGGTCCGCCGAACAGCGGGTGGCCCTCGAACTGCTCCTCGACGAAAGCATCGGCATCGTGTCGCTCGGCGGCAAAGCCGGCACCGGCAAATCGGCGCTGGCCCTCACCGCGGGCCTCGAGGCGGTCCTGGAACGCCGCAGCCACCGCAAAGTCGTCGTCTTCCGTCCGCTGTACGCCGTCGGCGGCCAGGAACTCGGCTACCTGCCGGGCAGCGAGAGCGAGAAGATGGAGCCGTGGGCGCAGGCCGTCTTCGACACCCTCGACGGACTCGCGAGCCCCGAGGTCATCGAGGAGGTACTACGCCGCGGCATGCTCGAAGTCCTGCCGCTCACTCACATTCGCGGACGATCCCTCCACGACTCGTTCGTGATCGTCGACGAGGCCCAATCCCTCGAACGCGGTGTCCTGCTCACCGTCCTGTCCCGGCTCGGAACCGGATCCCGTGTCGTCCTCACCCACGACGTCGCCCAGCGCGACAACCTGCGGGTCGGACGACACGACGGCGTCGCCGCGGTGATCGAGAAGCTCAAGGGGCATCCGCTGTTCGCGCACATCACCCTGACCCGCAGCGAACGCTCGCCGATCGCGGCACTGGTGACGGAGATGCTCGAAGAGTTCGGCCCGAACATGTGACCGAGGGGTCGTCGGGCGGTGGGCTCAACCGGCGTGACCGAATCCACCGCCCGACGACGGGGCGCTCGCCCCCGTCGGGGTGCGGGCGAGCGCCACGCTGCTTCGACAGAGGATGAAGCAGTAGAACCGACGCTAACTCCGCAGCGCCCGATACACAATCCGAATCAGTGCGAAATACGGCATTTCACACGCGGATTCACCCTCCATGGCCGAGAATGTCACTCGTCCCGGTCGACCTGCGTCATCGCGAGCACATCGAGACGCCGGTCCAGCTCCGCCTCGGTCAGCCCGTCACCGACCAGTCCGCGGTCGATCACCGTCTGCCGGATCGTCTTCTTCTCCCGCAACGCCTGCTTCGCGACCGCCGCGGCCTCCTCGTAGCCGATCGCCGAGTTGAGCGGGGTGACGATCGACGGCGACGACTCGGCGAGCGTCCTCAGACGCTCCTCGTCCGCCTCGAGACCGGCGATGCACCGATCTGCGAACAGGCGGGACACGTTGGCCAGCAACCGGATCGACTCGAGCACGTTACGGGCCATCACCGGGATGTACACGTTCAACTCGAACGCGCCCGCAGCCCCGCCCCACGCGACCGTCGCATCGTTGCCCACCACCTGCGCGGCCACCTGCGTCACCGCCTCCGGCAGAACCGGATTGACCTTGCCCGGCATGATCGAACTGCCCGGCTGCAGATCCGGCAACCGGATCTCCCCGAGCCCGGTCAGCGGACCCGACCCCATCCAGCGGACGTCGTTCGCGATCTTCGTGAGCGACACCGCCACCGTGCGCAGCGCCCCCGACAACTCGACCAGCCCGTCCCGCGCGGCCTGCGCCTCGAAGCTGTTGCGGGCGGGACGCAGGGCATCGAGGTCGGTGGTGCGCACCAGCTCCGCCACCACCCGCGGGCCGAACCCGTCCGGGGCGTTCAGCCCGGTACCCACCGCGGTACCACCGATCGGAAGTTCACCGAGCCGGGGGAGTGTCGCCAGCACCCGCTCCATACCCGCCTCGACCTGGTGTGCATACCCGCCGAACTCCTGACCGAGCGTCACCGGGACGGCATCCATCAGATGCGTGCGCCCCGACTTCACCACCGTCCGCCACTGGGTCGCCTTGTCGAGCAGGGCGAGTCGCAGGTGGTCGAGTGCCGGCACCAGATCCTTGACGGTGGCCTCGGTCGCGGCGACGTGCACCGCGGTCGGGAACGTGTCGTTCGACGACTGCGACATGTTCACGTCGTCGTTGGGGTGCACCGTGACCCCGGCCCGCGCCGCGAGACTCGCGATCACCTCGTTGACGTTCATGTTCGAACTCGTCCCGGACCCGGTCTGGAACACGTCGATCGGGAACTGGTCGTCGTGGCGGCCGTCGGCGATCTCGTTCGCGGCGGCGACGATCGCGTCGGCCTTGTCCGGATCGAGCAGTCCGAGGTCCTTGTTGACCTGTGCGCAAGCGGCTTTCAGCAGCCCCATGGCGCGAATCTGGGCGCGCTCGAGGCCGCGGCCGGAAATCGGGAAATTCTCGACGGCACGTTGCGTCTGCGCCCGCCACAGGGCATCGACCGGAACCCTGACCTCACCCATCGTGTCGTGCTCGATACGGAACCGGGGATCGTTGCTGTCAGTCATGGCCCTCAGCTTGCCACCGCGAAACAGCTGAAGGGTCCCTTCACACGCTCGGAGCGCACGAAGGGACCCTTCAGCTGAACGGACTAGAAGCCCACGATCACGGCAGCGGCGGCTGCGCGCCCTCGACCCCGTCGAAGTTGATCGACGAGAACTCGTGCAGCTTCTCGAGGCGGTGGTAGGCCTCGATCATGCGGACCGTGCCGGACTTGCTGCGCATGACGATCGACTGCGTCGTCGCGCCGCCGCCGTAGTAGCGCACACCCTTGAGCAGGTCGCCGTCGGTGACACCGGTCGCGCAGAAGAAGATGTTCTCGCCGGTGACGAGTTCCTCGGTACGCAGGACGCGGTCCAGGTCGTGGCCGGCGTCGATCGCCTTCTGGCGCTCGGCGTCGTCCGTGGGGGCGAGCTTGCCCTGCAGGGCGCCGCCCATGCAGCGCAGCGCGGCGGCGGCGATGATGCCCTCGGGGGTGCCGCCGATGCCGAGGAGCATGTCGACGCCGGACTCGGGGCGGGCCGTCGCGATCGCGCCGGCCACGTCGCCGTCGGAGATCAGGCGGATGCGGGCGCCGGTCTCGCGGATCTCACGGATGATCTCGGCGTGACGCGGACGGTCCAGGATGGTCACGGTCGTGTCGGAGACGGCGCGGTTCTTCGCCTTCGCGACGCGACGGATGTTCTCGGCGACACCGGCGGACAGGTCGATGACGTCGGCGGCCTCGGGGCCGACCGCGATCTTGTCCATGTAGAACACTGCGGACGGGTCGAACATGGCGCCGCGCTCGGCGACCGCGAGCACCGCGATCGAGCCCGGTGCGCCCTTGCTCATCAGCGTCGTGCCGTCGATCGGGTCGACCGCCACGTCGCACAGCGGGCCGTCGCCGTTGCCGACTTCCTCGCCGTTGTAGAGCATCGGGGCTTCGTCCTTCTCGCCCTCGCCGATGACGACGACGCCCTGCATGGAGACGGAGCTCACCATGTGACGCATCGCATCGACGGCGGCGCCGTCGCCGCCTTCCTTGTCGCCTCGTCCGACCCAACGGCCGGCGGCCATGGCCGCAGCTTCGGTGACGCGTACCAGCTCGAGAGCGAGGTTGCGGTCGGGGGCCTCGCGGCGACTCGATGGGGTGCTGGCCGTCATGGGCGGTGCCTCCTGCTTGTCGGTAGACGAATCTCGCTGATGATTCTTTCAGAACGCCCACGAAGAGTGGCCTGCTGGGCCACAATCTCGACGGAACAGGAATACTGGACCTCGTGCCCGACAAGAAGCCCCGTATTCTGCAGAACGGCCAGGACATGGCCTGGTCGTTGATCCCGCTGGTGGTCGCCTGCCTGTTGATCGCGGCGGTTGCCCAGTCCTGTTCGTTCAGCCCGGGTGGGCCCAAGACGGGACCCGTCCCCAGTTTCGACGCCGGCGCGGCGTTCAAGTACGACTCCCGCGAGCTCGGATTCCCGATCCGCCAGCCGGAGATCCCGGAGGGCTGGACGCCCAACTCGGGCAGCCGCAGCATCGTCTCCGGGGACGGCGGCGGCGACTCGAGCAACATCGGATTCATCACCGACGGCGGCCGCTACCTCCAGCTCACGCAGAGCAATGCCACCGAGGAGACGCTGGTGCCGTTCATCGCCGGTGAACCTCGCTACGCGACCGGTACCGAACAGATCGGCGACCACACGTGGGACGTGTTCGGTGGCGACGGGGTCGAGGCGATCTGGGTCAGCGATTTCGGTGACACCCGCATCCTGCTCACCGGCCCGGCACCGGCAGAGGCGTTCACGACCCTCGCGACCGCGGTCGGCGCGGTGGAGCCGCTGCAGCGCTAGTCCGTGTCGTCGGACGCGTCGGACAGGGCCTGTTCGACGCGTCGACGCGCCCCCGCCAGGTGCTCCTCGCAGCGCTTCGCAAGCGCCTCGCCGCGCTCCCACAGGGCGAGGGACGCGTCGAGGTCGAGACCGCCCTGTTCGAGGGCCTTCACGACGTCGACCAGTTCGTCCCGCGCCGCCTCGTAGCCGAGGTCGGCGACATCCGAATTGCTCATTTCTCTCTTCCCATCACGGCGGCGCGCACGGCGCCGTCGGCCAGTCGGACCCGGATCTGGGTGCCGGGCGGTGCGTCGTCGACGGA from Prescottella sp. R16 includes these protein-coding regions:
- a CDS encoding flavin-containing monooxygenase; the encoded protein is MLACDSGHSRGWETLVNTRPPVCIIGAGCSGFTTAKRLKDFGIRFDCFESSDDVGGNWYYKNPNGHSSCYESLHIDTSTTRLQFEDFPAGDDWPHFPHHTLIHRYFRDYVEHFGLRDAITFGTSVDRAERGPDGRWLVTLDTGETRNYDALVVANGHHWSPRLPDFPGHFDGVILHSHEYLSPFEPIDMRGKKIVVVGMGNSALDIASELSHRSIAEHVWVSARRGVWVLSKYRNGKPADKMMRPVWMPKKLGLSLSRKAIKKSIGNMEDYGLPEPDHEPLSAHPSVSIDFLAKSASGDLTCVPGIARLDGDAIVCTDGQRIEADVIVYATGYEMKFPFFEDPALQPNSDHQLPLFKRMIKPGVDNLYYMGLAQASPTIVNLAEQQSKLVARHLTGAYTLPTVPEMNDVIATDERLHLGQYYSAPRHTIQVDFARYVRDLKKEIDAGEKRSGEQSPAPRRITAPRAAAR
- a CDS encoding TetR/AcrR family transcriptional regulator, with translation MTTQRDRQKQQTRRNLLESAKKLFVDRGYAAVTIDDIVADVGCSRATFYLHFGGKTDVLEKISAETMRQRPKVIYGQLDDVLAAGSKTEFADWVRRALAWFEENQAILPAWDEAVALEPEFKQVARRAIDDLAAAMPRYLDRWGEDRRDEARLRIELLVSQLERFFTRWAVQGTIDLPADTVAQVLTDIWFPALTP
- the coaA gene encoding type I pantothenate kinase; amino-acid sequence: MARVSESSPYVEFDRKQWRKLRKSTPLVLTEQELVGLRGLGEQIDLDEVAEVYLPLARLIHLQVAARQRLFAATATFLGDKHPDRQVPFVIGVAGSVAVGKSTTARVLQALLARWEHHPRVDLVTTDGFLYPTAELTRRGIMHRKGFPESYDRRKLLRFVTEVKSGAEEVTAPVYSHVSYDVVPGQHHLIRQPDILIIEGLNVLQTGPRLMVSDLFDFSIYVDARIEDIERWYIKRFLALRKTSFADPNAHFHHYAALSDEHATLAAEDIWNSINRPNLVENILPTRPRATLVLRKDADHTINRLRLRKL
- a CDS encoding DUF885 domain-containing protein; amino-acid sequence: MEPDSLVRDYLLLGLRFDRLEEGFVDAYTGDPALRRQVENEPRPDPARLAVDARALRADLPSAGLSGERTRFLDAHLTALECSARKFAGEQIGFVDEVAAYFDVRIEPGDEDVYRDAHRRMDAVLPGPGTLAERMAAHRKADRIPPEKLRDCVDAFNSALRDRVRAEYALPDHERVDYEVVGDKPWSGFNYYLGGYRSTVAINSDLDQHMANLPRLIAHESYPGHHTEHCRKEAGLVGAGQLEQTLFVVNTPQCLMAEGLADLALESIVGAPGWGAWAQDIYADLGLRFDGERAEELSAASAGLLSVRQDAALLLHDRGRSADDVTAFLQRWTLSGPDRAKQSLRFLSSPLWRAYISTYVEGYRLLGSWLAQAPVGPQRSERFRRLLDEPLTPGVLRDDLVP
- the glyA gene encoding serine hydroxymethyltransferase, which encodes MTAAPADVNTASLAELDPEVATAMAGELSRQRDTLEMIASENFVPRAVLEAQGSVLTNKYAEGYPGRRYYGGCEYVDVVEDLARNRAKEVFGAEFANVQPHAGAQANAAVLMTLMNPGEKLLGMDLAHGGHLTHGMKLNFSGKLYQVASYGVREDTHVVDMDQVREIALRERPQVLIGGWSAYPRHLDFAAFRSIADEVGAKLWVDMAHFAGLVAAGLHPSPVPHADVVSTTVHKTLGGPRSGMILAKKEWAKKLNSSVFPGQQGGPLMHAIAAKAVAMKIAGTDEFKARQERTLAGSKILAERLGGADVAGNGISVLTGGTDVHLVLVDLRHSQLDGQQGEDLLHEIGITVNRNAVPFDPRPPMNPSGLRIGTPALATRGFGDAEFTEVADIIATALAAGTAADVPALRARVSKLAQNFPLYDGLETWGLLPQA
- a CDS encoding helix-turn-helix domain-containing protein, giving the protein MRDTTDDDDGELAVTPPHRELLDQVLDKWSLAVLNELCNGPSRFNDLRRAIPAVTQKSLTATLRRLERNGIITRDVLHTRPVAVQYRITPLGKTLRHPVDVVLAWADAHLPAIEDARIRFDTRPDS
- a CDS encoding RidA family protein, yielding MSVRYLTPVGMTQPTPYHHVAIGTGSRHVHVAGQIARLADGTPVAPEDLAGQVAQALRNTAVGLAAAGASFGDVVRLTFYVTGWQPEKITEFMAGVEQVAAEIGLPLPMPPASLIGVDYLFEPDVLVELEATAVLD
- a CDS encoding nucleoside deaminase, encoding MSHDSRYEVALAEAEAGFREGGIPIGAALFRGDELVARGRNLRVQDGDPILHGEMSCFRNAGRRTDHADMTLFTTLAPCPMCAGAILLFRVPRVVVGEDETFPGELELLRHRGVEVTVLSDPRALDLMRTMTSVRPELWSEDIGGR
- a CDS encoding PhoH family protein encodes the protein MTDISSVRTYVLDTSVLLSDPWAVTRFAEHEVVLPLVVIGELEDKRHHHELGWFAREALRMFDDLRLEHGRLDRPVPIGDAGGTLQVELNHTDPAVLPVGFRTDSNDSRILACALNLAADGKDVVLVSKDIPLRVKAGAVGLPADEFRAHDVIPSGWSGMAELDVAPGVVDHLFADGLVDLDEARELPCHTGLRLLGGTSSALGRVTPDKRVQVVRGDREAFGLHGRSAEQRVALELLLDESIGIVSLGGKAGTGKSALALTAGLEAVLERRSHRKVVVFRPLYAVGGQELGYLPGSESEKMEPWAQAVFDTLDGLASPEVIEEVLRRGMLEVLPLTHIRGRSLHDSFVIVDEAQSLERGVLLTVLSRLGTGSRVVLTHDVAQRDNLRVGRHDGVAAVIEKLKGHPLFAHITLTRSERSPIAALVTEMLEEFGPNM